The DNA region TGGGTCAATTCCCAGTTTTTTCGCAGTGTCTGCAAATGGTGCAAGAGCTGATTTTACAGACGCATTGCCTGCATATCCCGTCGCACCTTTCTTCACGATGATTTCATGAAGAAGACCCATCACAACATCTAGCTGCTGCGAAGGTTTGATTTTGAAGCGAATGTCCGCATTGGCACCCGTCAATGAGTAGTTGGAGTCAAAAGACACCATACGGCTCATGTTCTTGATATCTTTACGACCGTTAACAAATTGATTTGTAAAGGCTGTTGGCGAGATCCAAGTTCCTAAGAAGTCGGCATCCACAGACACAATCATTTTTGCTTTATCAAAACGGAAAGCGGGAACTACGTCGTCACCGTAAGAGGCTTTTTGACCTTCACGGACTTCTTCGTTTGAGAAAGCTTCCCACACTACATGATTTGCTTTAAAGCCTTGCGCAAAATCGCCGATCACCGCACGGGTCGCTGGAGACGCAATCGCACCGGTCAGAATTGTGACGCCGCCTTTTTGCAACTGTTCAACAACTTTTTTATCCAACTCTTCCCATTTGACGTCGATCAACTGGCTGTTGGATTTCTTTTCATTGAAAAGATTGCGTTGAGGACCTTTCAGTCTTTCAGGATCATAAAGTTTCAACAACGCTGCTTGTGAGCGAATGTTCAAACCACTTTGACTAAAAGGATGGCCTTCGATAGGTTCGATTTTGATAGGACGGCCTTCACGAGTTTTAACCAAAACTCCCAAAGCATCGTTGCCATCAAAGTATGCAGACGAATAGTAGTTTGCGATTCCTAAAGTTACATCTTCAGGTTGTTTATTATAAGGAACGATTTTTTGCACAGGACGACGGATACAACCCGCCGAAGCCATCGCAATCGAAGCACCCATCAATTTCAGGAATTCACGGCGTGCCCATCCGTCCTCGCCATCACCTTCACGAAGAGGTGAAGACATAAACTCAGTTTCAGCAGCTTTATTGAACTCCGGATCATTGCTCCATTGTTCAAGGCTTTGCCAATACTTATTGTCGCGCTCGATCTTTGGACGAAGCGCTTTTTTCATTTCTAATTCATTATCATGATGCATTTCAGACATGGTACCTTCCGAAACCTTAGTAGTGACAAGTTGAACAGTTGAGTGGCGCTTTGTTTTCAGGCTGACGGTGGCAGTTCACACACCATCCCATTGAGAGGTCAGAGAACTGTTCGACCTTCGTCATTGTCTCGATAGGACCATGACATGTCTGACAGTTAACACCTTTAGCAATGTGCGCATTGTGATTGAAGTGAACAAAATCAGGAAGCATGTGAACGCGAACCCATTCAATAGATCCACCACTATCATAGACTTCACGCAATTTTTGAATGTTCGGCTTGTCGGTTCCGACTTGCAGATGGCAATTCATACAAGTTGAAAGAGCAGGAATGTTCGCATGCTTTGTTCTTTCCACTTGGTTATGACAGTACTGACATTGAATTTTATGAGTTCCCACGTGCAGTGAGTGATCAAAAGGAATCGGCTGTTCAGGAGCGTATCCTTTATTGTACCCAAACCCAGGTTGAAATTTACAACCCGTGAGAAGTGTTGAAACCATGAGCGCGCTTAACAACGCGACTATATTGAAACCTCGATGCATAATCATCCTTCGCTTCTTGTTGCCAAAGACAAACGAATGCTGTCCTAATTTTAGTTTGCTCTTATTTAATGGTGGAAAAGTCCAGTTGTCCATATTCTTTTTGCAAGCATATTGAAAAAGAGGGAGACTTCAAAACTTTCCGCTCAATCCTTAAGCACCCGCCTTCACCGAAGCTTCGGCGGTCACCAACTTAGTTTGTTGTTTGTGTTGTCTGTTTTCCTCGACGTACGATGCCTACATAGACGACGAGGAGTAAGTGTGCTGCCACGAACGCCGATACATATTCGACTCCGCCCGCACCAAAGCCGTAGGAATGAAGCCCTGCGCCAAGCACAAAGTTCACCCCATACCAAGCCATGATCACGAGAGAGAATGTAATTACACCCGTTGCCACCATACCAAAATTTTTAATGAAACCCGCATAGCGTGCGTGCAAGACCGCTAGATAGCCTAGCAAGGCGATCAACGCCCACGTCTCTTTAGGGTCCCAACCCCAAAAGCGCCCCCAAGAGTAGTCCGCCCAGATACCACCAAGAATAATCCCCGGCGCCAAGAACGCGACACCGATTTGCATCGAGCGATAGATTCCGGAAACAACCGCACGGATTTCTTTATGGAATTTTTGTTCACCACGAAGGTAGTAAATCAGACCAATGTCCGCCAAACCGAACGCCAAGAAGAACGCCGCGTAACTGATAGTGATAGTCATCACGTGAATCGTCAGCCAGTAATTGCTGCGCAGAACTGGTTCTAAGGGCTGAAGCGATGGATCAAGTACAGCCGGAGCGAAATCCGCGATCACCAATCCAAAAGTCGCGACCAAAGTTCCCGCCATTAAAATCAAACGGAATTTGTAAATGATTTCTAGTACCGCGGCGAAGAGCACCGTCCCCCATGCAACCCAGATCACCGTTTCATACATATTGGTCACGGGCGCGCGATCCATAATAAACATCCGCACACCAAAACCATAGGTATTTAAAATGAAGCCCAGAGCAAGACACACCCACACGGCCTTCATCAGCGATTCTTTCTTCAACGTCCACACTAAAAGCAAAAGAAGGAACGCCAGGAAATAGAAAATATAAGCCCAACGGAAAGGATGGAAATCGTTGTAATGAACTTCCGCCTTTAACTTCGCCGCATGATCATACAAGGCTGGATTGTTGACCTTCGCCACCTCTTCAAAGGAAACCACCTTGGCATCCAACTCTTTCGCCGTCGCCGAAGTATCCGCACCGGTCGCAACAGCTCCGATGTGAGTGACAAAGGCTTTCGT from Bdellovibrio sp. ArHS includes:
- a CDS encoding cytochrome c3 family protein, which gives rise to MIMHRGFNIVALLSALMVSTLLTGCKFQPGFGYNKGYAPEQPIPFDHSLHVGTHKIQCQYCHNQVERTKHANIPALSTCMNCHLQVGTDKPNIQKLREVYDSGGSIEWVRVHMLPDFVHFNHNAHIAKGVNCQTCHGPIETMTKVEQFSDLSMGWCVNCHRQPENKAPLNCSTCHY
- the ccsA gene encoding cytochrome c biogenesis protein CcsA, with translation MNRIFLFAISLLLSVGAFAKDGEALKYLPVQDGGRIKPYDSFSREMLEIVYGKSKYEGRDATEIVMTWMLSPQAWNDKKIFEVRNHQVLSAMNLPKDQRYFSGEELFAGDRFNLLRQELQSKRETKEKLNPYFQALQRLENQYFVFQEIAAGRMLKVAPPKEGTAWVAVADLEGPAQEKFMELTKAFVTHIGAVATGADTSATAKELDAKVVSFEEVAKVNNPALYDHAAKLKAEVHYNDFHPFRWAYIFYFLAFLLLLLVWTLKKESLMKAVWVCLALGFILNTYGFGVRMFIMDRAPVTNMYETVIWVAWGTVLFAAVLEIIYKFRLILMAGTLVATFGLVIADFAPAVLDPSLQPLEPVLRSNYWLTIHVMTITISYAAFFLAFGLADIGLIYYLRGEQKFHKEIRAVVSGIYRSMQIGVAFLAPGIILGGIWADYSWGRFWGWDPKETWALIALLGYLAVLHARYAGFIKNFGMVATGVITFSLVIMAWYGVNFVLGAGLHSYGFGAGGVEYVSAFVAAHLLLVVYVGIVRRGKQTTQTTN